A single genomic interval of Spinacia oleracea cultivar Varoflay chromosome 6, BTI_SOV_V1, whole genome shotgun sequence harbors:
- the LOC110802094 gene encoding serine/threonine-protein kinase STY46 isoform X3, giving the protein MGADESNPVLLRILVNRCAELEAGQTSLRSKLHEVTQENENHPSNNNTPVNMTSFPGGITFSGNFSSGTPFSRVLQSIHHAVHVTSPSSGEIIYWNRAAEKLYGWKDSEATGRPFWELIIEDEYVPYMEKIREKLRFGQSWSGQFPFKKRFGETFMALVTENPLYEDGELIGVVTVSSDAAVFNSIRNQPRAPRDNMKRIQWQQRPQIASVPQMASSISDLASKVLGRMRGDDTFKDGEGFVSDAEVVNRHKQEANIANNIGEGKSSHTEESVMAQPAKMAAKFLARFRKKSSGDSAQTSDEIPVQSGLWKKPNDELCSTRGWNDTSDNPACDVRHFLLPALGLHVNDKVADLEKLKAAEVEDAAERQVGEKASSCSGDNLSGIPGNSSSKGASESSSMVDSDILWEELLLGEEVGQGSYAAVYHGLWNGSDVAIKVFFGKDYNEGTLLDYKKEIGIMRKLRHPNVLLFMGACYSRERLAIVTEFLPRGSLFKILHRSNQILDLKRRLRMALDVARGMNYLHRRNPPIVHRDLKSSNLLVDKNWGVKVGDFGLSKLKHATFLTAKSGGGTPQWMAPEILRNDPSNEKSDVFSFGVILWELVTMKIPWDGLNALQVVGVVGFMDRRLDLPEGLDPHISSIIKECWISKPEQRPSFEDIIPRMISILQSMPTTTTPTVRKRLPLPS; this is encoded by the exons ATGGGTGCCGATGAGTCTAACCCGGTTCTACTCAGAATCCTTGTTAACCGATGCGCCGAGTTGGAGGCGGGTCAAACGAGTCTCAGATCAAAGCTACACGAAGTCACTCAGGAAAATGAAAACCACCCTAGTAATAATAATACTCCGGTTAATATGACGTCATTCCCCGGCGGGATAACGTTTTCTGGAAACTTTAGTAGTGGCACTCCGTTCAGTCGCGTGCTTCAGTCGATTCACCATGCTGTTCACGTGACTTCTCCTTCCTCCGGGGAGATCATTTACTG GAACCGTGCTGCAGAGAAACTTTATGGATGGAAGGACTCTGAAGCAACAGGGAGACCTTTTTGGGAGCTAATTATTGAAGATGAATATGTTCCATACATGGAGAAAATCAGGGAGAAGTTGCGCTTTGGCCAATCATGGTCAGGTCAGTTCCCTTTTAAGAAGAGGTTCGGTGAAACTTTTATGGCGTTAGTGACTGAGAACCCGTTATATGAGGATGGTGAGCTAATTGGTGTTGTCACTGTTTCAAGTGATGCGGCTGTTTTTAATAGTATAAGAAATCAACCTAGGGCACCACGGGATAATATGAAAAGGATTCAGTGGCAACAAAGGCCACAGATTGCATCAGTGCCACAGATGGCTTCTTCTATTTCTGATCTG GCCTCGAAGGTCCTTGGACGAATGCGTGGAGATGACACCTTCAAGGACGGAGAAGGATTTGTTTCGGACGCTGAAGTTGTGAATCGACATAAGCAGGAAGCTAAT ATAGCTAATAATATAGGTGAAGGCAAGAGTTCTCATACAGAGGAATCCGTGATGGCTCAACCTGCAAAAATG GCAGCAAAGTTTTTGGCGAGATTCCGAAAGAAGAGTAGTGGTGACAGTGCCCAAACAAGTGATGAAATCCCTGTACAAAGTGGCCTATGGAAAAAACCCAATGATGAACTATGCTCTACTAGAGGTTGGAATGATACATCAGATAATCCTGCTTGTGATGTCAGACATTTCCTGTTACCTG CATTAGGCTTGCATGTGAATGATAAAGTTGCCGACCTGGAAAAACTTAAAGCCGCAGAAGTAGAAGATGCTGCTGAACGACAAGTAGGAGAAAAAGCTTCTTCGTGCTCAGGGGATAACTTATCGGGAATTCCTGGTAACTCTTCAAGCAAAGGTGCCAGTGAGTCAAGTTCAATGGTTGATTCTGATATTCTATGGGAGGAACTACTGTTGGGTGAGGAAGTTGGTCAAG GTTCTTATGCTGCTGTATATCATGGACTTTGGAATGGATCG GATGTTGCTATCAAAGTTTTCTTTGGGAAAGATTACAATGAGGGGACTCTACTGGATTACAAAAAGGAG ATTGGTATAATGAGGAAATTGAGGCATCCAAATGTCTTGCTCTTCATGGGAGCATGTTATTCCCGGGAACGGCTTGCTATTGTCACGGAGTTTCTTCCAAG GGGAAGTCTTTTCAAGATTCTGCACAGAAGCAATCAAATTTTGGATCTCAAACGGCGTTTAAGGATGGCCCTTGATGTT GCAAGGGGCATGAATTATTTGCATCGCAGAAATCCTCCTATTGTTCATCGGGACTTAAAATCTTCGAACTTGCTGGTTGATAAGAACTGGGGCGTGAAG GTCGGCGACTTTGGATTATCAAAGTTGAAGCATGCAACTTTCTTGACAGCAAAGTCTGGAGGAGGAACC CCTCAATGGATGGCACCAGAAATCCTGCGGAATGACCCCTCCAATGAAAA GTCAGATGTGTTCAGTTTTGGTGTCATCCTATGGGAACTGGTAACTATGAAAATCCCTTGGGATGGTCTAAATGCTTTGCAG GTTGTTGGAGTAGTAGGATTCATGGATAGAAGGTTAGATTTACCGGAAGGCCTTGATCCTCACATTTCATCCATCATAAAGGAATGCTGGATAAG CAAGCCGGAACAGCGTCCATCATTCGAAGAcattataccaagaatgatcagtATACTTCAAAGTATGCCGACAACAACAACTCCTACTGTTCGGAAAAGATTACCTTTACCATCATAG
- the LOC110802094 gene encoding probable serine/threonine-protein kinase SIS8 isoform X7, with product MEKIREKLRFGQSWSGQFPFKKRFGETFMALVTENPLYEDGELIGVVTVSSDAAVFNSIRNQPRAPRDNMKRIQWQQRPQIASVPQMASSISDLASKVLGRMRGDDTFKDGEGFVSDAEVVNRHKQEANIANNIGEGKSSHTEESVMAQPAKMAAKFLARFRKKSSGDSAQTSDEIPVQSGLWKKPNDELCSTRGWNDTSDNPACDVRHFLLPALGLHVNDKVADLEKLKAAEVEDAAERQVGEKASSCSGDNLSGIPGNSSSKGASESSSMVDSDILWEELLLGEEVGQGSYAAVYHGLWNGSDVAIKVFFGKDYNEGTLLDYKKEIGIMRKLRHPNVLLFMGACYSRERLAIVTEFLPRGSLFKILHRSNQILDLKRRLRMALDVARGMNYLHRRNPPIVHRDLKSSNLLVDKNWGVKVGDFGLSKLKHATFLTAKSGGGTPQWMAPEILRNDPSNEKSDVFSFGVILWELVTMKIPWDGLNALQVVGVVGFMDRRLDLPEGLDPHISSIIKECWISKPEQRPSFEDIIPRMISILQSMPTTTTPTVRKRLPLPS from the exons ATGGAGAAAATCAGGGAGAAGTTGCGCTTTGGCCAATCATGGTCAGGTCAGTTCCCTTTTAAGAAGAGGTTCGGTGAAACTTTTATGGCGTTAGTGACTGAGAACCCGTTATATGAGGATGGTGAGCTAATTGGTGTTGTCACTGTTTCAAGTGATGCGGCTGTTTTTAATAGTATAAGAAATCAACCTAGGGCACCACGGGATAATATGAAAAGGATTCAGTGGCAACAAAGGCCACAGATTGCATCAGTGCCACAGATGGCTTCTTCTATTTCTGATCTG GCCTCGAAGGTCCTTGGACGAATGCGTGGAGATGACACCTTCAAGGACGGAGAAGGATTTGTTTCGGACGCTGAAGTTGTGAATCGACATAAGCAGGAAGCTAAT ATAGCTAATAATATAGGTGAAGGCAAGAGTTCTCATACAGAGGAATCCGTGATGGCTCAACCTGCAAAAATG GCAGCAAAGTTTTTGGCGAGATTCCGAAAGAAGAGTAGTGGTGACAGTGCCCAAACAAGTGATGAAATCCCTGTACAAAGTGGCCTATGGAAAAAACCCAATGATGAACTATGCTCTACTAGAGGTTGGAATGATACATCAGATAATCCTGCTTGTGATGTCAGACATTTCCTGTTACCTG CATTAGGCTTGCATGTGAATGATAAAGTTGCCGACCTGGAAAAACTTAAAGCCGCAGAAGTAGAAGATGCTGCTGAACGACAAGTAGGAGAAAAAGCTTCTTCGTGCTCAGGGGATAACTTATCGGGAATTCCTGGTAACTCTTCAAGCAAAGGTGCCAGTGAGTCAAGTTCAATGGTTGATTCTGATATTCTATGGGAGGAACTACTGTTGGGTGAGGAAGTTGGTCAAG GTTCTTATGCTGCTGTATATCATGGACTTTGGAATGGATCG GATGTTGCTATCAAAGTTTTCTTTGGGAAAGATTACAATGAGGGGACTCTACTGGATTACAAAAAGGAG ATTGGTATAATGAGGAAATTGAGGCATCCAAATGTCTTGCTCTTCATGGGAGCATGTTATTCCCGGGAACGGCTTGCTATTGTCACGGAGTTTCTTCCAAG GGGAAGTCTTTTCAAGATTCTGCACAGAAGCAATCAAATTTTGGATCTCAAACGGCGTTTAAGGATGGCCCTTGATGTT GCAAGGGGCATGAATTATTTGCATCGCAGAAATCCTCCTATTGTTCATCGGGACTTAAAATCTTCGAACTTGCTGGTTGATAAGAACTGGGGCGTGAAG GTCGGCGACTTTGGATTATCAAAGTTGAAGCATGCAACTTTCTTGACAGCAAAGTCTGGAGGAGGAACC CCTCAATGGATGGCACCAGAAATCCTGCGGAATGACCCCTCCAATGAAAA GTCAGATGTGTTCAGTTTTGGTGTCATCCTATGGGAACTGGTAACTATGAAAATCCCTTGGGATGGTCTAAATGCTTTGCAG GTTGTTGGAGTAGTAGGATTCATGGATAGAAGGTTAGATTTACCGGAAGGCCTTGATCCTCACATTTCATCCATCATAAAGGAATGCTGGATAAG CAAGCCGGAACAGCGTCCATCATTCGAAGAcattataccaagaatgatcagtATACTTCAAAGTATGCCGACAACAACAACTCCTACTGTTCGGAAAAGATTACCTTTACCATCATAG